One part of the Pandoraea faecigallinarum genome encodes these proteins:
- a CDS encoding DUF4019 domain-containing protein, whose product MPTAHSDSSHRSFFLRAAALALGMSAGLGAVPALAQQEPMQRRSAQPPLFSAPASNATAPAADINRDMRPALEAANLWLGLADVNRAQQSWQQAAPVFQRAISAQDWASSLESARSPLGKVKSRKTHDAVFTRSLPGQPDGEYVVIQYDTVFENKAEAQEMVTMVFGIDGRWRVAGYLVR is encoded by the coding sequence ATGCCGACGGCCCATTCCGATTCGTCACATCGTTCCTTTTTTCTGCGCGCGGCGGCGCTCGCCCTCGGCATGTCGGCCGGTCTGGGCGCCGTGCCCGCACTGGCCCAGCAAGAACCGATGCAACGCCGTTCGGCGCAGCCACCGCTGTTCTCCGCGCCGGCGAGCAACGCCACCGCCCCGGCGGCGGACATCAATCGCGATATGCGTCCGGCGCTCGAAGCCGCCAATCTCTGGTTGGGGCTGGCCGACGTGAACCGGGCGCAACAAAGCTGGCAGCAGGCTGCGCCGGTGTTTCAGCGAGCGATCTCGGCGCAGGACTGGGCGAGCAGCCTGGAAAGTGCGCGCTCGCCGCTGGGCAAGGTGAAGTCGCGCAAGACGCACGACGCCGTATTCACGCGTTCGCTGCCCGGACAGCCGGACGGGGAGTATGTGGTGATTCAGTACGACACCGTGTTCGAGAACAAGGCCGAGGCGCAGGAAATGGTGACGATGGTGTTCGGTATCGACGGCCGCTGGCGCGTTGCCGGGTATCTGGTGCGGTAG
- a CDS encoding GGDEF domain-containing protein, with protein sequence MLTTSLLAITSLLSFMMLLIVGSLLRSRVAGVREWCFANVAVLSALPLFALRGVVPDFLSIPVANLTLGGGLTLYYAGCARFLGRPPRWHLLGASLGVLAAAMLFWHYGIDNPQLRVVIVSAYHATLLLATALLILRHIPPRRHPYNYWLTAGMAAAFAVGHIVRGVVFGSAPAPGPEIFAPTLFNTVMLTIGAIVMPAMTMGSVLMIHDAMLATAEEAANRDYLTGAISRKHFDLLARQEMARAVARGWPLSIVVIDLDHFKAINDTHGHAGGDTVLREFVKLVRDSLREGDVFGRLGGEEFAVLLPGTDTPGAIRIAERLRTQASRHLVAGPFGVCHYTLSGGVATWLEHESLEALCIRADRALYAAKISGRNLVLSDVLPSDETASEAG encoded by the coding sequence ATGTTGACGACGTCCCTGCTTGCGATCACCTCACTGCTCAGCTTCATGATGCTGCTGATCGTGGGATCTCTTTTACGCTCTCGCGTGGCAGGTGTGCGTGAATGGTGCTTCGCCAACGTCGCCGTCCTGAGCGCCCTGCCGCTGTTCGCCCTGCGCGGCGTCGTCCCCGACTTCCTCTCGATTCCCGTTGCCAATCTCACGCTTGGCGGCGGCCTGACGCTCTACTATGCCGGCTGCGCACGTTTTCTCGGACGCCCGCCTCGCTGGCATCTGCTCGGCGCGTCGCTGGGCGTGCTCGCCGCGGCAATGCTTTTCTGGCATTACGGCATCGACAATCCGCAGCTGCGCGTCGTCATCGTTTCGGCTTATCACGCGACGTTACTGCTCGCCACCGCGCTGCTGATCCTTCGGCATATCCCGCCACGCCGTCACCCATATAACTATTGGCTGACCGCGGGCATGGCGGCCGCCTTCGCCGTGGGTCACATCGTGCGCGGCGTCGTATTCGGGTCGGCGCCCGCACCGGGCCCCGAAATCTTCGCGCCGACCCTGTTCAACACGGTCATGCTCACGATCGGCGCGATCGTCATGCCCGCAATGACGATGGGCTCGGTGCTCATGATTCACGACGCCATGCTCGCCACGGCCGAAGAAGCCGCCAATCGCGACTATCTCACGGGCGCGATCTCTCGCAAGCACTTCGACCTGCTGGCGCGTCAGGAGATGGCCCGGGCGGTGGCGCGTGGCTGGCCGTTGTCGATCGTCGTCATCGATCTCGATCACTTCAAGGCGATCAACGATACGCACGGCCATGCCGGCGGCGACACGGTGCTGCGCGAATTCGTGAAACTGGTGCGCGACAGTCTGCGCGAAGGGGATGTCTTCGGACGGCTGGGCGGCGAGGAGTTTGCCGTGCTGCTGCCCGGCACCGACACGCCGGGCGCCATCCGCATCGCCGAGCGGTTACGCACGCAGGCGAGCCGGCATCTCGTGGCAGGTCCGTTCGGGGTATGCCACTACACGCTGAGCGGCGGGGTCGCGACGTGGCTGGAGCATGAAAGCCTGGAGGCGCTCTGCATTCGCGCCGACCGCGCGCTGTATGCGGCGAAGATTTCCGGGCGCAACCTCGTGCTGTCCGACGTGCTGCCAAGCGATGAGACGGCGTCGGAGGCGGGTTGA
- a CDS encoding glutathione S-transferase family protein produces MLTLYTFGPAFGLPDASPFVVKAEMLLKFAGLPYRTDRGGFRRAPKGKLPYINDDGQIVADSTLIRLHIERKYGFDFDAGLTPEQRGAAWMFEKALEDHFYWHVVQARWCDDENFARGPASFFKSIPWPVRPVAQAVIRRKIRNTLHGQGTGRYQPEEQRQLLARGAQAAAQMLGDKPYFFGETPCGADATAFGFIAGAMTPSFRQPLRDEIENHPNLTAYVARMRRRFFPDAAQGASA; encoded by the coding sequence ATGTTGACTCTGTATACCTTCGGCCCGGCATTCGGGCTGCCCGACGCGAGTCCGTTCGTCGTCAAGGCGGAGATGCTGCTCAAGTTTGCCGGGCTGCCGTATCGCACGGATCGCGGCGGTTTTCGTCGCGCCCCCAAGGGCAAGCTGCCCTATATCAACGACGACGGACAGATCGTGGCCGACTCGACTCTGATCCGGCTGCACATCGAGCGCAAATACGGGTTCGACTTCGACGCCGGACTGACGCCGGAACAGCGCGGCGCCGCATGGATGTTCGAGAAGGCGCTGGAGGACCACTTTTACTGGCACGTGGTGCAGGCGAGGTGGTGCGACGACGAGAATTTCGCCCGGGGTCCGGCCTCGTTCTTCAAGTCGATTCCGTGGCCGGTGCGTCCCGTCGCGCAGGCGGTGATCCGTCGCAAGATCCGCAACACCCTGCACGGACAAGGCACAGGACGTTACCAGCCGGAGGAGCAGCGTCAACTGCTTGCGCGGGGCGCACAGGCTGCCGCGCAGATGCTCGGCGACAAGCCGTACTTCTTCGGAGAGACCCCGTGCGGCGCCGATGCGACGGCCTTCGGTTTCATCGCCGGGGCCATGACGCCGAGCTTCCGGCAGCCGTTACGCGACGAGATCGAGAACCATCCGAATCTGACGGCGTACGTGGCGCGCATGCGCCGCCGGTTCTTTCCGGATGCGGCGCAAGGCGCGAGCGCCTGA
- a CDS encoding DUF2471 family protein yields the protein MEIIDWDQLALSAAERDLTGIVREIAARYARDGRAVSHRAQATETGAAGNAPSMTPDWRTLVAIADEAEADLGLHARHEPWVLARLLRLPGDEALRRGGELPSLDAAVDLQWPDMAAPAVFRAIVAAFAHDDLPADDAASPLPGGTMLPCASVTAAAVCAVAIGTGVPTRMA from the coding sequence ATGGAAATCATCGACTGGGATCAACTGGCGCTGAGCGCCGCCGAACGCGACCTGACCGGTATCGTGCGCGAGATCGCCGCCCGCTACGCACGTGACGGGCGTGCGGTGTCACATCGTGCGCAAGCCACCGAAACAGGCGCCGCAGGCAATGCCCCTTCAATGACGCCGGACTGGCGCACGCTCGTGGCCATCGCGGACGAAGCGGAGGCGGACCTCGGACTTCACGCGCGGCATGAGCCGTGGGTGCTCGCGCGCCTGCTGCGCCTGCCCGGCGACGAAGCGCTGCGGCGCGGCGGCGAATTGCCCTCGCTCGACGCGGCGGTCGATCTGCAATGGCCCGACATGGCTGCGCCCGCGGTCTTTCGCGCCATCGTGGCTGCTTTTGCGCACGACGATCTGCCGGCGGACGATGCGGCATCGCCGCTGCCCGGCGGGACGATGCTGCCGTGCGCATCGGTTACGGCGGCTGCGGTCTGCGCGGTAGCGATCGGCACCGGCGTCCCCACGCGGATGGCCTGA
- a CDS encoding exonuclease domain-containing protein produces MPENVIEDAAPHAWQGAREVIPEMIDPDALARSLPAPMVFVDLETTGGNALEDRITEIGVVEVGPHGVEQWSTLLDPAEPIPPFIQKLTGITNEMVKGQPSFGALAQGLAERLQGKLFVAHNARFDYGFLKNEFRRAGMAFQADVLCTVRLSRLLFPSAARHGLDALIARFGLTPQGRHRALADADLLWQFWQKLHTLYTPELIGQAVQRVTKRSSQPPQLPDEAIDALPDSPGVYLFYGEGDTLLYVGKSVDVRARVRSHFSSDHQAAKDLRISQEIRRVEVRRTVGELGALLLESRLVKQLQPVHNRMLRRAASLYSWQLSQDSDTPKLVSARTVDFAGADSLYGTFTSRNGAENALRALADEHRLCCAQLGLEKVAKGRPCFGYQVKRCDGVCVGEAPLAAHTSRTREALAMLQLETWPYDGPIAIEEHSDDGDAVDYHVIDRWQYLGSVASREALDTLVDGMPAATGFDPDIYRLLGRRLAVPVSSGETAGTITEPSPALSARRSPSPLTILRLTRAAFRLSHVEPPVDTPPKPRGVALLRRRHPRPEDPNQLRLPFDPH; encoded by the coding sequence GTGCCCGAGAACGTGATCGAAGACGCTGCTCCGCATGCCTGGCAAGGCGCTCGCGAGGTCATCCCCGAGATGATCGATCCCGACGCGCTTGCCCGCTCCCTGCCCGCGCCGATGGTCTTCGTGGATCTGGAGACGACGGGCGGCAACGCGCTCGAGGACCGCATCACCGAGATCGGCGTGGTCGAGGTCGGCCCGCACGGCGTGGAGCAATGGAGCACGCTGCTCGATCCGGCCGAGCCGATTCCGCCGTTCATTCAGAAGCTCACCGGCATCACCAACGAGATGGTGAAAGGCCAGCCATCGTTTGGCGCGCTCGCGCAGGGCCTGGCCGAACGCCTGCAAGGCAAGTTGTTCGTCGCGCACAACGCCCGCTTCGATTACGGCTTTCTCAAGAACGAATTCCGCCGTGCCGGCATGGCTTTTCAGGCGGACGTGCTGTGTACCGTGCGGCTGTCGCGCCTGCTGTTTCCCTCGGCGGCACGCCATGGACTGGACGCACTGATCGCTCGCTTCGGCCTCACGCCCCAGGGGCGCCACCGTGCCCTCGCCGACGCCGATCTGCTCTGGCAGTTCTGGCAAAAGCTCCACACCCTCTATACCCCCGAACTCATCGGACAGGCGGTACAGCGGGTCACGAAGCGCTCAAGTCAACCGCCGCAATTGCCGGACGAAGCCATCGACGCGCTGCCCGACAGCCCTGGCGTGTATCTCTTCTACGGCGAAGGCGACACACTGCTGTATGTCGGAAAGAGTGTCGACGTGCGGGCGCGTGTGCGTTCCCATTTCTCCAGCGACCATCAGGCCGCCAAGGACTTGCGTATCTCACAGGAGATTCGCCGGGTGGAGGTGCGCCGCACGGTCGGCGAGTTGGGCGCGTTGCTGCTCGAATCCCGGCTGGTCAAGCAGTTGCAACCGGTGCACAACCGCATGCTGCGTCGCGCGGCGAGTTTATATAGCTGGCAGTTGTCGCAGGACAGCGATACCCCCAAACTCGTCAGCGCCAGGACGGTCGACTTCGCCGGCGCCGATTCGCTGTATGGCACGTTCACGTCTCGTAATGGCGCCGAGAATGCACTGCGCGCGCTGGCCGACGAGCATCGGCTGTGCTGCGCCCAGCTCGGGCTGGAAAAAGTCGCGAAAGGGCGTCCGTGTTTCGGCTATCAGGTCAAGCGCTGCGACGGCGTGTGCGTGGGCGAAGCGCCGCTCGCCGCCCACACATCGCGTACACGCGAAGCCCTCGCAATGCTGCAACTCGAAACATGGCCGTACGACGGCCCCATCGCCATCGAGGAACACAGCGACGATGGCGATGCCGTCGACTACCACGTAATCGATCGCTGGCAATATCTGGGCAGCGTGGCGTCTCGCGAAGCGCTCGACACGCTCGTCGATGGCATGCCCGCCGCCACCGGCTTCGATCCGGACATCTACCGTTTGCTGGGGCGGCGTCTCGCCGTGCCGGTGTCCAGCGGCGAGACGGCCGGCACCATCACAGAGCCGTCCCCCGCGCTGTCCGCTCGCCGCTCGCCGTCCCCGCTCACGATCCTGCGCCTCACGCGTGCGGCGTTCCGTCTGAGCCACGTCGAACCGCCAGTCGACACGCCCCCAAAGCCTCGCGGCGTTGCGCTGTTGCGTCGCCGTCACCCCCGCCCCGAAGATCCGAACCAGTTGCGACTGCCGTTCGACCCGCATTAG
- a CDS encoding LysR family transcriptional regulator: MELRQLEAFAAVMSTGSITAAGRLLGRSQPAITRMIQELEAEIGYALFTRSGPRVTPTEQGFLLFEDVEHVLAGLQQIRSRADEIARGQTRALHVAATSALAAGLVPAALAVPGPARDTHQIQLRSTSPEQVVHAVLTGAADIGVTSLPLEHRGIVVHWIGEAACVAAVHRDDPLAGHARLPLAACAGRRIITMQNPYRLRRRLDQAFAQAGVAPAGLIETNASINAMTAVRAGLGVAVLEPVTAYGLPLADVAVRPIDADIPFFFGVITRDARAPSPAALAFVDALANAARHLLPGFAQRAAAEHAQVLQSLYGDLPAPKEAQSS, from the coding sequence ATGGAATTACGCCAACTCGAAGCCTTCGCGGCGGTCATGTCGACCGGCAGCATTACTGCTGCCGGGCGTTTGCTCGGGCGCTCGCAACCTGCCATCACGCGCATGATTCAGGAGCTGGAAGCGGAGATCGGCTACGCCCTGTTCACGCGCAGCGGCCCGCGCGTCACGCCGACCGAACAAGGTTTTCTGTTGTTCGAGGACGTCGAGCACGTGCTCGCCGGTTTGCAACAGATCCGGTCCCGCGCCGACGAGATCGCCCGCGGCCAGACCCGTGCGTTGCACGTCGCCGCCACGTCGGCACTGGCCGCCGGGCTCGTTCCGGCAGCGCTCGCCGTGCCAGGTCCTGCACGCGACACCCATCAGATTCAACTGCGCAGCACGTCGCCCGAGCAGGTGGTGCACGCCGTACTCACCGGTGCGGCCGACATCGGCGTGACCAGCCTGCCGCTGGAACATCGCGGCATCGTCGTACACTGGATCGGCGAAGCCGCATGCGTGGCGGCCGTGCATCGAGACGACCCGCTGGCCGGCCACGCGCGCCTGCCGCTGGCCGCCTGTGCCGGACGACGCATCATCACCATGCAGAACCCGTACCGCCTGCGCCGCCGCCTCGATCAGGCGTTTGCGCAGGCGGGCGTCGCGCCGGCCGGCCTGATCGAAACGAACGCGTCGATCAATGCGATGACGGCCGTGCGCGCCGGCCTCGGTGTGGCCGTGCTCGAACCGGTGACAGCCTACGGTCTGCCACTCGCCGACGTGGCCGTGCGTCCCATCGACGCCGACATTCCGTTCTTCTTCGGTGTCATTACCCGCGACGCCCGCGCACCGTCTCCCGCCGCCCTCGCTTTCGTCGACGCGCTGGCCAACGCCGCACGCCATCTGTTGCCCGGCTTCGCGCAGCGCGCCGCCGCCGAACACGCCCAAGTCTTGCAGTCGCTCTACGGCGACTTGCCCGCTCCCAAGGAAGCCCAGTCGTCATGA
- a CDS encoding flavin-containing monooxygenase — protein sequence MTTSPTSATGLPALEARLRQDLAWLELPARHWVPERTHDAQPVLDVAIVGGGMAGLAAAASLTHLGVGAVIFDQSPRGFEGPWATTARMETLRSPKQLTGPALGLPALTFRAWFEAQFGLQAWEALDKIPRLQWMDYLRWYRDVLAIDVRNEHRIDSVTPRGSDGLVELSVTSPEGHRIVYARHVVLATGRDGLGGPTVPAFARDLPRRFWAHSSDVMDYATLRGKRVGVVGAGASAMDSAATALEAGAAGVDLLIRRADIPRVNKGKGAGNPGLTHGHLHLPDEWKWRIRHYVNAQQVPPPRGSTLRVSRHANARFNLGAPILDVVPVGDELRVRTAKGTFVLDFLIFATGFRIDIEGRPEFAPFSKFVRKWSDRYTPAAGDEDAELSDSPDLGPTFEFQEKTPGECPGLERIHCFCAPATLSHGAVSGDIPAVSEGAKRLAQGLAGTFYREDVAHHYANMEAYAEPEVYGDEWTPAPPPPAVPDMAASADRERLAS from the coding sequence ATGACCACGTCCCCGACCTCCGCCACCGGCCTGCCTGCGCTCGAAGCGCGTCTGCGTCAGGACCTCGCCTGGCTCGAACTGCCCGCCAGGCATTGGGTGCCCGAGCGCACGCACGATGCGCAGCCCGTGCTCGACGTCGCCATCGTCGGCGGCGGCATGGCCGGACTGGCCGCCGCAGCGTCGCTCACGCACCTGGGCGTGGGTGCTGTCATCTTCGATCAATCGCCGCGCGGCTTCGAAGGACCGTGGGCGACCACGGCGCGCATGGAAACCCTGCGCTCGCCCAAGCAACTCACGGGCCCGGCGCTCGGCCTGCCTGCCCTGACCTTCCGTGCGTGGTTCGAGGCGCAATTCGGTCTTCAGGCGTGGGAAGCGCTCGACAAGATTCCGCGTCTGCAATGGATGGACTACCTGCGCTGGTATCGCGACGTGCTCGCCATCGACGTGCGTAACGAACACCGCATCGACAGCGTGACGCCACGCGGCAGCGACGGACTCGTCGAATTGTCCGTGACGTCGCCCGAAGGCCACCGCATCGTCTACGCGCGCCATGTCGTGCTGGCCACGGGCCGCGACGGCCTCGGCGGACCGACTGTGCCTGCGTTCGCCCGCGACCTGCCGCGCCGCTTCTGGGCGCACTCGTCGGACGTGATGGATTACGCGACGCTGCGCGGCAAACGCGTCGGCGTCGTCGGCGCGGGTGCTTCGGCCATGGACAGCGCCGCCACCGCGCTTGAGGCGGGCGCGGCCGGCGTCGATCTGTTGATTCGTCGCGCCGACATTCCGCGCGTCAACAAGGGCAAGGGCGCCGGCAACCCCGGACTCACGCACGGCCACCTCCATCTTCCGGACGAATGGAAGTGGCGCATCCGTCATTACGTGAATGCGCAACAAGTGCCGCCGCCGCGCGGCAGCACGCTGCGCGTGTCGCGTCACGCGAATGCGCGTTTCAATCTCGGCGCACCGATTCTCGACGTCGTGCCGGTCGGCGACGAGCTGCGCGTGCGCACCGCCAAGGGCACCTTCGTGCTCGACTTCCTCATCTTCGCGACGGGCTTTCGCATCGATATCGAGGGACGGCCGGAGTTCGCCCCGTTCTCGAAATTCGTGCGCAAGTGGAGCGATCGTTACACGCCCGCCGCAGGTGACGAAGACGCCGAACTCTCGGACTCGCCGGATCTCGGCCCGACCTTCGAATTCCAGGAAAAGACGCCAGGGGAATGCCCCGGTCTCGAGCGCATTCATTGCTTCTGCGCACCGGCCACGTTGTCGCACGGCGCCGTCTCGGGAGACATCCCGGCGGTCAGCGAAGGCGCGAAGCGGCTGGCGCAGGGGCTCGCGGGCACCTTCTACCGAGAAGACGTCGCGCATCACTACGCCAACATGGAGGCGTACGCCGAGCCGGAAGTCTACGGCGACGAATGGACCCCGGCCCCGCCGCCGCCCGCCGTGCCGGACATGGCCGCATCGGCAGACAGGGAGCGTCTCGCATCATGA
- a CDS encoding ABC transporter permease gives MTAWILRRALQAVFVVWLMTLIVFVGLHAIGNPVDILIGQDVDQIDRARIIAQLGLDQPLWRQYLSFLSGALHGNLGNSYVYNVPAIQLILQRLPATLELAFAALILAVLIGIPLGLFAGLYPRNPISKLLMTGSIVGFSLPTFWVGLMLIMFFSVHLSVLPASGRGETAGLFGVQWSFLTADGLRHLILPALNLAMFKISLVMRLTRAGVTEVLPQDFVKFARAKGLSPLRVVLVHVLRNTLIPLVTVLGLEFGSTIAFAVVTESVFAWPGAGKLILDSINSIDRPVIVAYLIVVVCLFVSLNLIVDVLYKWLDPRVRVEAAA, from the coding sequence ATGACCGCATGGATTCTGCGCCGCGCGCTGCAAGCGGTGTTCGTGGTGTGGCTGATGACGCTGATCGTGTTCGTCGGCCTGCACGCCATCGGCAATCCGGTCGATATCCTCATCGGTCAGGACGTCGATCAGATCGACCGCGCGCGCATCATCGCGCAGCTCGGCCTCGACCAGCCGTTGTGGCGTCAATACCTGTCGTTCCTGAGCGGCGCGCTGCACGGCAATCTGGGCAATAGCTACGTGTACAACGTGCCGGCCATCCAGTTGATCCTGCAACGCCTGCCCGCCACGCTGGAACTGGCGTTTGCCGCGCTCATTCTTGCGGTGCTCATCGGCATTCCGCTCGGTCTGTTCGCCGGCCTGTATCCGCGCAATCCGATCTCGAAGCTATTGATGACGGGAAGCATCGTCGGGTTCTCGCTGCCGACGTTCTGGGTCGGCCTGATGCTCATCATGTTCTTCTCGGTGCATCTGAGCGTGCTGCCCGCGAGCGGCCGCGGCGAGACGGCAGGTCTGTTCGGCGTGCAATGGTCGTTCCTCACCGCCGACGGCTTGCGTCACCTGATCCTGCCCGCGCTCAATCTGGCGATGTTCAAGATCTCGCTGGTGATGCGTCTCACGCGGGCCGGCGTGACGGAAGTCCTGCCGCAGGACTTCGTGAAGTTCGCGCGCGCCAAGGGTTTGTCGCCGTTGCGCGTCGTGCTCGTCCATGTGTTGCGCAATACGTTGATTCCGCTGGTGACGGTGTTGGGGCTCGAATTCGGTTCGACCATCGCCTTTGCCGTCGTGACGGAAAGCGTGTTCGCGTGGCCCGGCGCGGGCAAGCTCATTCTCGACAGCATCAATTCCATCGACCGCCCGGTGATCGTGGCATATCTCATCGTCGTGGTGTGCCTGTTCGTGTCGCTCAACCTGATTGTGGACGTGCTGTATAAGTGGCTCGATCCGCGTGTGCGCGTGGAGGCCGCTGCCTGA
- a CDS encoding ABC transporter permease: MRRESPWQQGLREFLRSKSAVLGLVVLAILIAAALAAPWISPQNPYDLSQLDVMDARLPPATANGAATYTYWLGTDGQGRDLLSGIIYGLRISLGVGVGSALIAGILGTILGLVAAYAGSRVDALIMRVVDLLLSFPSILVALMILAYVGKGIGNVVLTLVVLEWAYFARTARGQALVESRREYVEAARCQAIPNWRIVLGHILPNCLPPLIVVGSLQVARAITLEATLSFLGLGVPVTEPSLGLLIANGYQTMLSGEYWISLYPGLALLVTVVAINLVGDRLRDVFNPRLQK, from the coding sequence ATGCGCCGCGAATCGCCGTGGCAGCAAGGACTGCGCGAGTTTCTGCGCTCGAAAAGCGCCGTGCTCGGCCTCGTCGTGCTGGCGATCCTGATCGCCGCGGCTCTCGCCGCGCCGTGGATCTCGCCGCAAAATCCGTACGACCTGAGTCAGCTCGATGTGATGGACGCGCGCCTGCCGCCCGCCACCGCGAACGGGGCCGCCACGTACACCTACTGGCTCGGCACCGACGGTCAGGGTCGCGACCTGCTCTCCGGCATCATCTACGGGCTACGGATCAGTCTCGGCGTGGGCGTCGGCTCGGCGCTCATCGCGGGCATTCTCGGCACGATTCTCGGACTGGTCGCCGCGTATGCCGGCTCACGCGTCGACGCGCTCATCATGCGCGTCGTCGACTTGCTGCTCTCGTTCCCGTCGATCCTCGTCGCACTGATGATCCTCGCGTACGTCGGCAAGGGCATCGGCAATGTCGTGCTCACGCTGGTGGTCCTCGAATGGGCGTACTTCGCACGAACGGCGCGCGGACAGGCGCTGGTCGAATCGCGTCGCGAGTACGTGGAGGCAGCGCGGTGCCAGGCGATTCCGAACTGGCGCATCGTGCTCGGGCACATCCTGCCGAACTGCCTGCCGCCGCTGATCGTCGTCGGCTCGCTGCAAGTCGCCCGCGCCATTACGCTCGAAGCCACTTTGTCGTTCCTCGGCCTTGGCGTGCCCGTTACCGAGCCGTCGCTCGGCCTGCTCATCGCGAACGGCTATCAGACGATGCTCTCCGGCGAATACTGGATCAGTCTGTATCCCGGCCTGGCGCTGCTCGTCACGGTCGTCGCCATCAATCTCGTGGGCGACCGCCTGCGCGATGTGTTCAATCCAAGGTTGCAGAAATGA
- a CDS encoding ABC transporter ATP-binding protein: MSGAVPSSSAASASSTPLPLTLEVRHLRTQFVTRAGTLPAVDDVSFSLPPGHIMGLVGESGSGKSVTGFSIMALVDAPGRIVGGEVLFQGRDLTKMSPAELRHLQGNRIAMIFQDPMMTLNPVLRVDAQMIEAVRAHRKVSKSQARELARDTLGMMGIPSPDERLRAYPHQLSGGMRQRVAIAIAMLHRPDLIIADEPTTALDVTIQAQILSEVQKLARQNGTALIWITHDLSVVAGLADTLAVMYAGRIVEQGAVDAVLDAPEHPYTAGLIGSLPSLNKRGQRLRQIPGMTPNLLNMPTGCAFASRCAYATAVCGERPEMTPTSPGRLVRCFHPGAALQKEMV, from the coding sequence ATGAGCGGCGCAGTCCCTTCCTCATCGGCAGCATCGGCGTCATCCACGCCCTTGCCCCTCACACTGGAGGTGCGCCATCTGCGCACGCAGTTCGTCACGCGCGCCGGCACGCTGCCCGCCGTGGACGACGTCTCGTTCTCACTGCCACCGGGCCACATCATGGGCCTCGTCGGTGAGTCCGGTTCGGGCAAATCGGTGACCGGCTTCTCGATCATGGCGCTCGTGGATGCGCCGGGGCGCATCGTCGGCGGCGAAGTGCTGTTCCAGGGCCGCGACCTCACGAAGATGTCGCCCGCGGAGCTGCGTCACCTGCAAGGCAATCGCATTGCGATGATCTTTCAGGACCCGATGATGACGCTCAATCCGGTATTGCGCGTCGACGCGCAGATGATCGAAGCCGTGCGTGCGCACCGGAAAGTATCGAAGTCGCAGGCACGCGAGCTTGCGCGCGACACGCTCGGCATGATGGGCATTCCGAGTCCCGACGAGCGCCTGCGCGCCTATCCGCACCAACTCTCGGGCGGGATGCGTCAGCGCGTGGCGATCGCCATCGCGATGCTGCATCGCCCGGACCTCATCATTGCCGACGAGCCGACCACGGCCCTCGACGTCACGATTCAGGCGCAGATTCTGTCGGAAGTGCAGAAGCTCGCGCGCCAGAACGGCACTGCGCTCATCTGGATCACACATGACCTGTCGGTGGTCGCCGGGCTGGCCGACACGCTGGCCGTGATGTATGCGGGACGCATCGTCGAGCAAGGTGCCGTCGACGCCGTGCTCGACGCGCCGGAGCACCCGTACACCGCAGGCCTGATCGGCAGTCTGCCGAGCCTGAACAAGCGCGGTCAGCGCCTGCGCCAGATTCCCGGCATGACGCCGAATCTGCTGAACATGCCCACCGGTTGCGCATTCGCGTCGCGCTGCGCCTATGCGACGGCAGTCTGTGGCGAGCGTCCCGAAATGACGCCGACATCGCCGGGCCGCCTCGTGCGCTGCTTCCACCCGGGCGCCGCACTGCAAAAGGAGATGGTATGA